A single genomic interval of Tursiops truncatus isolate mTurTru1 chromosome 1, mTurTru1.mat.Y, whole genome shotgun sequence harbors:
- the LDLRAD1 gene encoding low-density lipoprotein receptor class A domain-containing protein 1, which translates to MNKIFPQGDGNAAAAGSKALPRRQADRSPFCCSCRGACLSAFLMLLLATLAALIALVAILGPPPRTPGAQPCVTQMNRTGFLCHDRRSCIPASRVCDGVHTCAHGEDEEEALCRDTPQSFPGFLVAHCGDPASWIYSDQKCDGINNCGDCSDELSPVTVCPPCGPGWWRCPSTVFKYCSCIPRSLCRDHVQHCSDWSDEYSCPGP; encoded by the exons ATGAACAAGATCTTCCCCCAG GGGGATGGCAATGCTGCTGCCGCTGGAAGCAAAGCCCTCCCCAGAAGGCAAG CAGACCGGAGCCCTTTCTGCTGCTCGTGCCGAGGGGCCTGCCTCTCAGCCTTCCTGATGCTCCTGCTGGCAACTCTTGCAGCCCTGATTGCCCTGGTCGCCATCCTTGGACCCCCACCTCGCACGCCAG GGGCCCAGCCCTGTGTGACACAGATGAACAGGACGGGCTTCCTATGCCACGACCGGAGGAGCTGCATCCCAGCCAGCAGGGTCTGTGATGGCGTCCACACCTGTGCCCACGGCGAGGACGAGGAGGAGGCCTTGTGCC GAGACACGCCCCAGAGCTTCCCGGGCTTCCTCGTGGCTCACTGCGGAGACCCTGCTTCCTGGATCTACTCAGACCAAAAGTGTGATGGGATCAACAACTGTGGGGACTGCTCAGATGAACTGAGCCCAG TGACTGTGTGCCCGCCCTGCGGCCCTGGCTGGTGGCGCTGTCCCTCGACCGTCTTCAAATATTGCAGCTGTATCCCCAGGAGCCTCTGCCGTGATCACGTGCAGCACTGCTCTGACTGGTCTGATGAGTACTCCTGTCCTGGACCCTGA